In a genomic window of Pseudomonas mohnii:
- a CDS encoding nucleotidyltransferase family protein, which yields MTLTVESLVSIAMTNPINAQLTARLPALGLSECMLTAGCLFQAVWNHQAQWPAAWGVKDYDVFYFDEDLSWEAENEVIQCAQRLFRDLDATVEIRNQARVHLWYGQRFGGAYPQLQSARDGIDRYLIAGTCIGLDVETGELYAPNGLADTEHGLLRINRKNPKPELFAQKAKSYQARWPWLRIVEPDMP from the coding sequence ATGACATTGACTGTCGAAAGCCTGGTCAGCATCGCAATGACCAACCCCATCAACGCTCAATTGACCGCACGTTTGCCTGCACTGGGTTTGTCCGAGTGCATGCTCACGGCCGGTTGCCTGTTCCAGGCTGTATGGAACCATCAGGCGCAGTGGCCGGCCGCATGGGGTGTGAAGGACTATGACGTCTTCTACTTCGACGAGGATCTGTCCTGGGAGGCCGAGAATGAGGTCATTCAGTGCGCGCAGCGCCTGTTCCGGGACCTGGACGCCACCGTCGAGATCAGGAACCAGGCTCGCGTGCACCTGTGGTACGGCCAGCGGTTTGGCGGTGCCTATCCTCAGCTTCAGTCGGCCAGGGACGGAATCGATCGCTACCTGATCGCCGGCACCTGCATCGGTCTGGATGTTGAAACCGGCGAGCTCTATGCACCCAACGGCCTGGCCGACACCGAGCACGGCCTGCTGCGTATCAATCGCAAGAATCCCAAGCCGGAGCTGTTCGCGCAGAAGGCGAAAAGTTATCAGGCGCGCTGGCCCTGGCTCAGGATCGTTGAACCTGATATGCCGTGA
- a CDS encoding trans-sulfuration enzyme family protein, whose product MSQHDKDAAPQGFATRVIHAGQAPDPSTGALMPPIYANSTYLQQSPGVHKGLDYGRSHNPTRWALERCVADLEGGTQAFAFASGLATISTVLELLDAGSHVVSGNDLYGGTFRLFDKVRQRSAGHRFSFVDLTDLAAFEAALQDDTRMVMVETPSNPLLRLSDLAAIARICRARGIICVADNTFASPYIQRPLELGFDIVLHSTTKYLNGHSDVIGGIAVVGQNAELAERLGFLQNAVGAIAGPFDAFLTLRGVKTLALRMERHCSNALELAQWLERQPQVARVYYPGLASHPQHELARRQMRGYGGMISLDLNTDLAGSRRFLENVRIFALAESLGGVESLIEHPAIMTHATIPADTRAQLGIGDALVRLSVGVEDVEDLRGDLAQALARI is encoded by the coding sequence ATGAGTCAGCACGATAAAGACGCCGCGCCACAGGGCTTCGCCACCCGGGTGATCCACGCGGGACAGGCGCCGGACCCTTCCACCGGGGCGCTGATGCCACCCATTTACGCCAACTCCACCTATTTGCAGCAAAGCCCCGGCGTGCACAAAGGCCTCGACTACGGACGCTCGCACAACCCGACGCGCTGGGCACTGGAGCGTTGCGTGGCCGATCTCGAAGGGGGCACCCAGGCCTTCGCTTTCGCGTCCGGGCTGGCAACGATCTCCACCGTGCTGGAGCTGCTCGACGCCGGCTCGCACGTGGTCTCGGGCAATGATTTGTACGGCGGGACCTTCCGCCTGTTCGACAAGGTGCGCCAGCGCAGCGCCGGGCATCGCTTCAGCTTCGTCGACTTGACCGACCTGGCGGCGTTCGAGGCGGCACTGCAAGACGATACCCGGATGGTCATGGTCGAGACGCCGAGCAATCCCCTGCTGCGCCTGTCCGACCTCGCCGCCATCGCCCGAATCTGCCGTGCACGGGGCATTATCTGCGTGGCCGACAACACCTTTGCCAGCCCGTATATCCAGCGCCCGCTGGAGCTGGGTTTCGACATCGTGCTGCACTCGACGACCAAGTACCTCAACGGCCACTCCGACGTGATTGGTGGCATCGCCGTGGTCGGGCAGAACGCCGAACTGGCCGAGCGCCTGGGCTTCCTGCAGAACGCAGTGGGCGCGATTGCCGGCCCGTTCGACGCCTTTCTCACCCTGCGCGGCGTCAAGACCCTGGCGCTGCGCATGGAACGTCACTGCAGCAATGCGCTGGAGCTGGCGCAATGGCTGGAGCGCCAACCGCAGGTTGCGCGCGTCTACTATCCGGGCCTGGCATCGCATCCGCAGCACGAACTGGCGCGACGACAAATGCGCGGTTACGGCGGGATGATTTCGCTCGACCTCAACACCGACCTGGCCGGTTCCAGGCGGTTCCTCGAAAACGTCCGGATCTTTGCCCTGGCCGAAAGCCTGGGGGGTGTGGAAAGCCTGATCGAGCACCCGGCGATCATGACCCACGCCACCATCCCCGCCGACACCCGTGCACAGTTGGGTATCGGCGATGCGCTGGTGCGCTTGTCCGTGGGGGTCGAAGATGTCGAAGACCTGCGTGGGGATCTGGCTCAGGCGCTGGCGCGGATCTGA
- a CDS encoding pyridoxal-phosphate dependent enzyme produces MPNDSRPAVLELIGNTPLVRVSRFDTGRCTLFLKLESQNPGGSIKDRIGLAMIDTAERDGRLQPGGTIVEATAGNTGLGLALVGRAKGYRVVLVVPDKMSTEKVLHLKAMGAEVHITRSDVGKGHPEYYQDVAARLAQDIPDAFFADQFNNPANPLAHECSTAPEIWAQTQHDVDAIVVGVGSAGTLTGLTRFFKRVQPDLEMVLADPVGSVMAQYSRDGTLPTPGSWAVEGIGEDFIPSIADLSSVRHAYSISDEESFDHARQLLRAEGILGGSSTGTLLAAALRYCREQTEPKRVVSFVCDTGTRYLSKVYNDQWMSDQGLLQSKRYGDLRDVIARRFEDGRVISVGPDDTLLTAFQRMRLADVSQLPVLVDGQRLIGVIDESDILLRVHQDASQFRLTVAGAMTDKLQTLPPGASLAELQAELDRGLVAIIADASGFHGLITRFDMLNHLRRSLA; encoded by the coding sequence ATGCCAAACGACTCCCGCCCCGCCGTCCTCGAACTGATCGGCAACACGCCGCTGGTGCGTGTCAGCCGTTTCGATACCGGCCGGTGCACCCTGTTCCTCAAGCTTGAATCGCAGAACCCCGGTGGGTCGATCAAGGACCGTATTGGGCTGGCGATGATCGATACCGCCGAACGCGATGGTCGCCTGCAGCCCGGTGGCACCATCGTTGAAGCCACCGCCGGCAATACCGGTCTCGGCCTGGCCCTGGTCGGTCGCGCCAAGGGATATCGGGTGGTGCTGGTGGTGCCGGACAAAATGTCCACGGAAAAAGTCTTGCACCTCAAGGCCATGGGCGCCGAAGTGCACATCACCCGCTCCGACGTCGGCAAGGGCCATCCCGAGTACTACCAGGACGTCGCCGCGCGGCTGGCACAGGACATTCCCGACGCCTTCTTCGCCGACCAGTTCAACAACCCGGCCAACCCGCTGGCCCACGAGTGCAGCACCGCCCCGGAGATCTGGGCGCAGACCCAGCATGATGTAGACGCCATTGTGGTCGGCGTCGGTTCCGCCGGCACGCTGACCGGGCTGACGCGCTTCTTCAAACGGGTGCAGCCGGACCTGGAGATGGTGCTGGCTGACCCGGTCGGTTCAGTGATGGCCCAGTACAGCCGCGATGGCACCCTGCCGACGCCCGGCTCCTGGGCGGTGGAAGGCATCGGCGAAGACTTCATTCCGTCGATTGCCGACCTTTCCAGCGTGCGCCACGCCTATTCGATCAGCGACGAGGAAAGCTTCGATCATGCCCGGCAACTGCTGCGCGCCGAAGGCATCCTCGGCGGCTCCTCGACCGGTACGTTGCTGGCCGCGGCGCTGCGATACTGCCGCGAGCAGACCGAGCCGAAACGGGTGGTCAGCTTCGTCTGTGACACCGGCACCCGCTACCTGTCGAAGGTCTACAACGACCAGTGGATGTCCGATCAGGGCCTGCTGCAGAGCAAGCGCTACGGCGACCTGCGCGACGTGATCGCGCGGCGTTTCGAAGATGGCCGGGTGATCAGCGTCGGCCCAGATGACACCCTGCTCACCGCCTTCCAGCGCATGCGCCTGGCGGATGTGTCGCAACTGCCGGTGCTGGTCGATGGCCAGCGGCTGATCGGGGTGATCGACGAGTCCGACATTCTGCTGCGTGTGCACCAGGACGCTTCGCAATTTCGCCTGACCGTGGCCGGCGCGATGACCGACAAACTGCAAACCCTGCCGCCCGGCGCCAGCCTGGCCGAGCTGCAAGCAGAGCTCGACCGCGGCCTGGTGGCCATCATCGCCGACGCGTCGGGCTTTCATGGCCTGATTACCCGGTTCGACATGCTCAATCACTTACGGAGATCCCTAGCATGA
- a CDS encoding glutathione S-transferase family protein has translation MPLTLYYHPLSSYCHKVLVALYEQAIEFEKKIIDLTNEADRSVLQALWPPCKFPVIRDHARQRNLAESSVIIEYLDHFHAGQHPLIPADWDTALEVRLWDRFFDLHVQTPMQQIVADRLRGTHGDLTRERAALMTAYGMLERQLAGRTWVASPDFSLADCAACPALFYASTLLPFPTDCRHLQGYFERLTQRPSFQRVIDEARPYFSLYPFAEAIAQRFR, from the coding sequence ATGCCGCTGACTCTTTACTACCATCCGCTGTCGTCGTACTGCCACAAAGTGCTGGTCGCGCTCTACGAACAGGCCATCGAATTCGAAAAGAAAATCATCGACCTCACCAACGAGGCGGACCGATCAGTGCTCCAGGCACTCTGGCCGCCGTGCAAGTTCCCGGTCATCCGCGATCACGCGCGCCAGCGCAACCTGGCGGAGTCGAGTGTCATCATCGAGTACCTGGACCACTTCCATGCTGGCCAGCACCCGCTGATTCCCGCTGATTGGGACACCGCGCTGGAGGTACGCCTGTGGGACCGCTTCTTCGACCTGCATGTGCAGACCCCGATGCAACAGATCGTTGCCGATCGCCTGCGTGGGACCCATGGCGACCTGACCCGCGAGCGCGCCGCGCTGATGACCGCCTACGGCATGCTCGAACGCCAGCTGGCCGGTCGTACCTGGGTGGCCAGCCCGGACTTCAGCCTGGCCGATTGCGCCGCCTGCCCGGCCCTTTTCTATGCCAGCACCTTGCTGCCGTTTCCCACGGACTGCCGGCACTTGCAGGGGTATTTCGAACGATTGACCCAGCGGCCGTCGTTCCAGCGGGTCATCGACGAAGCCCGGCCTTACTTTTCGCTCTATCCATTTGCCGAGGCCATTGCGCAGCGGTTTCGCTAG
- a CDS encoding sigma-54-dependent Fis family transcriptional regulator: MITTYKATQHPPSLKDLSDQVRFLGSEGKIWLDEQRMLLIQVSMMASCRRELIEMLGVERAKGFFLRLGYQSGLKDAELARKLRPQGSDVDMFFTGPQLHSLKGMVNVRPQTIDIDLENGQFYADIEWQDSFEVENCQTENLHSDQPVCWMLLGYAISYSSFFLGRQIIYKEVSCRGCGDEHCRIIGKPAEQWDDAEEIMHYFQSDPIIDELQALQVQVANMRQRLQIEAGKFYGIGQSAVYRRTCALIDKVALGKASVLLLGETGVGKEVIARSLHLRSERAGGPFVALNCAAIPPDLIEAELFGVEKGAYTGAQQSRMGRFERANGGSLFLDEIVELTPRAQASLLRVLQEEELERVGDSQTRKVDVRVITATHEDLENAVKQGRFRADLFYRLNVFPVRIPALRERREDIPLLIDHFLEKLHASYKKKTLGLSDRALQVCLHYDWPGNIRELENLMERGVIITDENQSITVDALFPHSPQLAESIGLASDGRLVKSALASDQDWIDTIIDSGIGLDGVEDALIQAAMERSQHNVSEAARLLGLTRPALAYRLKKSP; this comes from the coding sequence ATGATCACCACGTACAAGGCTACCCAGCACCCGCCGTCGCTCAAGGATCTGAGCGACCAGGTTCGCTTTCTCGGTAGCGAAGGGAAAATCTGGCTGGATGAACAACGCATGTTGTTGATCCAGGTTTCGATGATGGCATCGTGCAGACGCGAGTTGATCGAGATGCTCGGCGTCGAGCGCGCCAAGGGATTTTTCCTGCGCCTGGGCTATCAGTCCGGGCTCAAGGATGCGGAGCTGGCGCGCAAGTTGCGGCCCCAGGGCAGTGATGTGGACATGTTCTTCACCGGCCCGCAATTGCACTCGCTCAAGGGCATGGTCAACGTGCGCCCGCAGACCATCGACATCGATCTGGAGAACGGCCAGTTCTACGCCGATATCGAATGGCAGGACTCCTTCGAAGTGGAAAACTGCCAGACCGAGAACCTCCACTCCGATCAGCCGGTGTGCTGGATGCTGCTCGGTTATGCCATCAGCTACAGCTCGTTTTTCCTCGGCCGGCAGATCATCTACAAGGAGGTCAGTTGCCGCGGTTGCGGCGACGAGCACTGTCGGATCATCGGCAAGCCCGCCGAACAGTGGGACGACGCCGAAGAGATCATGCACTACTTCCAGAGCGACCCGATCATCGATGAACTGCAAGCGCTGCAGGTGCAAGTGGCCAACATGCGCCAGCGCTTGCAGATCGAGGCCGGCAAGTTCTACGGCATCGGCCAGTCGGCGGTGTACCGCAGGACCTGTGCACTGATCGACAAGGTCGCCTTGGGCAAGGCCTCGGTGTTGCTGCTGGGCGAGACCGGCGTGGGCAAGGAAGTGATCGCCCGGAGCCTGCACTTGCGCAGCGAACGGGCCGGCGGGCCCTTTGTCGCGCTGAACTGCGCGGCCATCCCGCCAGACCTGATCGAAGCCGAATTGTTCGGCGTGGAAAAAGGCGCCTACACCGGTGCTCAGCAATCGCGCATGGGGCGTTTCGAGCGGGCCAATGGCGGCTCGTTGTTCCTCGATGAAATCGTCGAATTGACCCCGCGCGCGCAAGCCTCGCTGCTGCGGGTCTTGCAGGAAGAGGAGCTGGAACGGGTCGGCGATTCGCAGACCCGCAAGGTCGACGTGCGGGTCATCACCGCGACCCACGAAGACCTGGAAAACGCGGTCAAGCAAGGGCGTTTCCGGGCGGACCTGTTCTACCGCCTGAACGTGTTCCCGGTGCGCATTCCGGCCTTGCGCGAACGCCGCGAAGACATCCCGCTGTTGATCGATCACTTCCTGGAAAAACTCCACGCCAGCTACAAGAAAAAAACCCTGGGCCTGTCGGACCGGGCGCTGCAGGTGTGCCTGCACTACGACTGGCCCGGCAATATCCGCGAGCTGGAAAACCTGATGGAGCGCGGCGTGATCATCACCGACGAGAACCAGAGCATCACCGTCGACGCCCTCTTCCCGCATTCACCGCAACTGGCCGAAAGCATTGGCCTGGCCAGCGATGGACGCCTGGTCAAATCGGCGCTTGCCAGCGACCAGGACTGGATCGACACCATCATCGACAGCGGTATTGGCCTGGACGGCGTGGAGGATGCGTTGATTCAGGCAGCCATGGAACGCAGCCAGCACAACGTCTCGGAGGCGGCCCGCCTGCTGGGTCTGACCCGGCCCGCGCTGGCGTACCGCCTGAAAAAGTCCCCCTAG
- a CDS encoding phenol hydroxylase subunit, giving the protein MSQPGSTFDQMPRYIRVRSEPDATFVEFDFAIGYPDLFVELVLPRQAFQQFCENNRVQHMDAQMSEALDADAQKWRYGETRDADQVADHPTQQKPQESTP; this is encoded by the coding sequence ATGAGCCAACCTGGCAGCACCTTCGATCAGATGCCGCGTTACATCCGTGTACGCAGCGAGCCTGACGCCACCTTCGTCGAATTCGATTTCGCCATCGGCTATCCCGACCTGTTCGTCGAGTTGGTGCTGCCGCGTCAGGCGTTCCAGCAGTTTTGCGAAAACAACCGGGTGCAGCACATGGATGCGCAGATGTCCGAGGCCCTCGACGCCGATGCGCAGAAGTGGCGCTACGGCGAAACCCGCGACGCTGATCAGGTCGCCGACCACCCAACACAACAAAAACCACAGGAGTCCACTCCATGA
- a CDS encoding aromatic/alkene monooxygenase hydroxylase subunit beta produces MSVEIKTTTVETIRNTFSHTRRRFGDKVASRYQEASFDLESATNFHYRPLWQPDKLLNDATRTAVVMADWYTVSDPRQYYYGAYVQARAKMQENAEHDYAFCEKRDMLAGLSGANVQLISTLLLPLRHAEMGANMNNSNIAADGFGTSVTQMHMFQAMDRLGIAQYLSRIGLMLDDGDVQLLAQAKQQWLNDPAWQGMRRYVEDTLVVRDWFELTVAQNLVSDGLVYPLLFHKLDEQLTANGAGQVGMLTEFMRLWFAESQRWVDALLKTVVNESAANKALVQGWIDHWSHRSVEALQALAALGLDPSALDTVCSEFDSRLKKLGLTGAQA; encoded by the coding sequence ATGAGTGTCGAGATCAAGACGACGACCGTCGAGACGATCCGCAACACCTTCAGCCACACCCGTCGCCGCTTTGGCGACAAGGTGGCCAGCCGCTATCAGGAAGCCAGTTTCGACCTGGAGTCGGCGACCAACTTCCATTACCGGCCGCTCTGGCAGCCAGACAAGTTGCTTAACGACGCCACCCGCACGGCGGTGGTCATGGCCGACTGGTACACCGTCAGCGACCCGCGCCAGTACTACTACGGGGCCTACGTCCAGGCCCGGGCCAAGATGCAGGAAAACGCCGAGCACGATTACGCGTTCTGCGAAAAGCGCGACATGCTCGCCGGTCTGTCCGGCGCCAATGTCCAGCTGATCAGCACGCTGTTGTTGCCGCTGCGCCACGCCGAGATGGGCGCCAACATGAACAACAGCAACATCGCCGCCGATGGTTTTGGCACCAGTGTGACGCAGATGCACATGTTCCAGGCCATGGATCGCCTGGGCATCGCCCAGTACCTGTCGCGCATCGGCCTGATGCTCGACGACGGCGATGTCCAGTTGCTGGCCCAGGCCAAACAGCAGTGGCTGAACGACCCGGCATGGCAGGGCATGCGCCGCTACGTCGAGGACACCCTGGTGGTGCGTGACTGGTTCGAATTGACCGTGGCGCAAAACCTGGTCAGCGACGGCCTGGTGTACCCGCTGCTGTTCCACAAACTCGACGAACAGCTGACGGCCAACGGCGCCGGCCAGGTCGGCATGCTGACCGAATTCATGCGCCTGTGGTTCGCCGAAAGCCAGCGCTGGGTCGATGCCCTGCTCAAGACCGTGGTCAACGAAAGCGCGGCCAACAAGGCGCTGGTGCAAGGCTGGATCGATCACTGGAGCCATCGCTCGGTCGAGGCGCTGCAAGCGCTGGCGGCCCTGGGGCTCGATCCATCGGCGCTGGATACGGTGTGCAGCGAATTCGACTCGCGCCTGAAAAAACTCGGCCTGACAGGAGCCCAAGCATGA
- a CDS encoding MmoB/DmpM family protein produces the protein MTSLVYMNLQDTDYARSIVDAIVQDNPHAEIQHQPSMIRIEAQGRLDIRRETVEALTGSVWDIQEMLMYVITLGGNVVEEDDSFSLYWNS, from the coding sequence ATGACTTCCCTCGTTTACATGAACCTGCAGGACACCGACTACGCGCGCTCGATCGTCGACGCCATCGTCCAGGACAACCCCCATGCCGAGATCCAGCACCAGCCTTCGATGATCCGCATTGAAGCCCAGGGCCGGCTGGATATCCGCCGCGAGACGGTCGAGGCGCTGACCGGCAGCGTCTGGGATATCCAGGAAATGCTGATGTACGTGATCACCCTGGGCGGCAACGTCGTGGAAGAGGACGACAGCTTTTCCCTGTACTGGAACAGCTGA
- a CDS encoding aromatic/alkene/methane monooxygenase hydroxylase/oxygenase subunit alpha produces the protein MAVKKRLNAKEKYRCMTRDLDWEPSYQTHEDIYPHERFEGIKITDWDKWEDPFRLTMDTYWKYQAEKEKKLYAIFDAFSQNNGHTTLSNARYVNALKLFLSGVTPLEYQAYQGFARVGRQFSGAGARIACQMQAIDELRHVQTQIHAMSHYNKHFNGLHDFAHMHDRVWFLSVPKSFFEDARTAGPFEFLTAISFSFEYVLTNLLFVPFMSGAAFNGDMATVTFGFSAQSDEARHMTLGLEVIKFLLEQHEDNVPIIQRWIDKWFWRGYRLLTLVGMMMDYMLPNKVMSWSEAWGVYFEEAGGALFKDLERYGIRPPKHVEEANIAKDHVSHQAWSIFYQYSQATNFHTWMPTDEELDWLSEKYPDTFDKIYRPRFEHWRALQEKGERFYNPTLPMLCQICQIPLSFGEPDDQTTLSHRSAEHEGERYHFCSQGCCDIFEYEPTKYIQAWLPVHQILQGNCGGADVESVVRDYYNINPGQDNFEYLGSTEHRRWQDWHPNDRNSTPATSKP, from the coding sequence ATGGCCGTGAAAAAACGCCTTAATGCCAAAGAAAAATACCGCTGCATGACCCGTGACCTGGACTGGGAGCCGAGCTACCAGACCCACGAGGACATCTACCCCCATGAGCGTTTCGAAGGAATCAAGATCACCGACTGGGACAAGTGGGAAGACCCGTTCCGCCTGACCATGGACACCTACTGGAAGTACCAGGCCGAGAAAGAGAAAAAACTCTACGCGATCTTCGATGCGTTCTCGCAAAACAACGGCCATACCACGCTGTCGAACGCCCGTTACGTCAACGCGCTGAAGCTGTTTCTGTCCGGTGTCACGCCACTGGAATACCAGGCCTATCAAGGTTTCGCCCGGGTGGGCCGGCAGTTCAGCGGCGCCGGTGCACGGATCGCCTGCCAGATGCAGGCCATCGACGAACTGCGCCACGTGCAGACGCAGATCCACGCCATGAGCCACTACAACAAGCACTTCAACGGCCTGCATGACTTCGCTCACATGCACGACCGCGTGTGGTTCCTCTCGGTGCCCAAGTCGTTCTTCGAAGATGCACGCACGGCCGGTCCGTTCGAGTTCCTGACGGCGATTTCGTTTTCGTTCGAGTACGTGCTGACCAACCTGCTGTTCGTGCCGTTCATGTCCGGCGCGGCGTTCAATGGCGACATGGCCACGGTGACCTTCGGCTTCTCCGCGCAGTCCGACGAGGCGCGGCACATGACCCTCGGTCTTGAGGTGATCAAGTTCCTGCTCGAGCAACACGAAGACAACGTGCCAATCATCCAGCGCTGGATCGACAAGTGGTTCTGGCGCGGCTACCGCCTGCTGACGCTGGTGGGGATGATGATGGACTACATGCTGCCGAACAAAGTCATGTCCTGGTCCGAAGCCTGGGGCGTGTATTTCGAAGAGGCCGGCGGTGCGCTGTTCAAGGATCTGGAGCGCTATGGCATCCGCCCACCCAAGCATGTCGAAGAGGCCAACATCGCCAAGGACCACGTCAGCCATCAGGCCTGGTCGATCTTCTACCAGTACAGCCAGGCGACCAACTTCCACACCTGGATGCCGACCGACGAGGAACTGGACTGGCTCTCGGAAAAGTACCCGGACACCTTCGACAAGATCTACCGTCCACGCTTTGAGCACTGGCGCGCGCTGCAGGAAAAGGGCGAGCGCTTCTACAACCCGACCTTGCCGATGCTCTGCCAGATCTGCCAGATCCCGCTGTCGTTCGGCGAGCCGGATGACCAGACCACCCTCAGCCATCGCAGCGCCGAGCACGAAGGCGAGCGCTATCACTTCTGCTCCCAGGGTTGCTGCGACATCTTCGAATACGAGCCAACCAAGTACATCCAGGCCTGGTTGCCGGTGCATCAGATTCTGCAGGGCAACTGCGGTGGTGCGGACGTCGAATCGGTGGTGCGCGATTACTACAACATCAATCCCGGCCAGGACAACTTTGAATACCTGGGTTCCACCGAGCATCGGCGCTGGCAGGACTGGCACCCGAACGATCGCAACAGCACACCGGCCACCTCGAAACCCTAA
- a CDS encoding phenol hydroxylase subunit P4 translates to MPVTAIGAYDAQPLDRQENFHGLQLVYLCWERHLMFCAPFTFPLPPAMPFSDFLEQVVKPSISQHPDAPRVDFAQALWRLNDQPFTPDLEASLIANGIDHKSLLHLDTPGLNGIAGTFN, encoded by the coding sequence ATGCCCGTGACTGCCATCGGCGCCTACGACGCCCAACCCCTGGACCGCCAGGAAAATTTCCATGGCCTGCAACTGGTGTACCTGTGCTGGGAAAGACACCTGATGTTCTGCGCCCCGTTTACCTTTCCGCTGCCCCCGGCGATGCCGTTCAGCGACTTCCTCGAGCAGGTGGTCAAGCCTTCGATTTCTCAGCACCCGGATGCACCTCGGGTCGATTTCGCCCAGGCCCTGTGGCGCCTCAACGATCAGCCGTTCACCCCTGACCTTGAGGCGAGCCTGATCGCCAACGGCATTGATCACAAGAGCCTGCTGCACCTCGACACCCCTGGCTTGAACGGCATTGCCGGCACCTTTAACTGA
- a CDS encoding NADH:ubiquinone reductase (Na(+)-transporting) subunit F — protein MSYQVTIEPTGEQIEVEEGQTILQAALRQGVWLPFACGHGTCATCKVQVLEGEADLGAASSFALMDMERDEGKVLACCAIPQSDMVIEADIDADPDFLGHPVEDYRAVVSALVDLSPTIKGVHLKLDRPMAFQAGQYINLQLPGIEGTRAFSLANPPSRADEVELHIRRVDSGLATGKIHDDLKVGDRVDLSGPYGQFFVRTSQSGDLIFIAGGSGLSSPQSMILDLLEAGDSRQIVLFQGARNRAELYNHELFEALAREHANFTYVPALSQAVEDSDWTGFKGYVHDAAKQHFDGRFNNRKAYLCGPPVMIDSAITCLMQGRLFERDIFMERFYSAADGSEQTQRSALFKRI, from the coding sequence ATGAGCTACCAAGTAACGATCGAACCCACGGGCGAGCAGATCGAAGTGGAAGAGGGCCAGACCATCCTGCAGGCCGCCTTGCGCCAGGGCGTCTGGCTGCCGTTTGCCTGCGGGCACGGCACCTGCGCCACCTGCAAGGTCCAGGTGCTCGAAGGCGAAGCGGACCTGGGCGCGGCCTCGTCCTTTGCGCTGATGGATATGGAGCGCGATGAAGGCAAGGTGTTGGCGTGCTGTGCCATTCCGCAGAGCGACATGGTGATCGAGGCCGATATCGATGCCGACCCGGATTTCCTCGGGCATCCGGTCGAGGACTACCGCGCGGTGGTCAGTGCACTGGTGGACCTGTCGCCGACCATCAAAGGCGTGCACCTCAAGCTTGACCGGCCCATGGCCTTTCAGGCGGGGCAGTACATCAACCTGCAATTGCCCGGCATCGAAGGCACGCGGGCCTTTTCCCTGGCCAATCCACCGAGCCGTGCCGATGAAGTTGAACTCCATATACGGCGGGTCGACAGCGGCCTGGCCACGGGCAAGATTCACGACGACTTGAAGGTCGGCGACAGGGTGGATCTGTCCGGGCCGTACGGCCAGTTTTTCGTGCGCACCTCGCAAAGTGGCGACCTGATCTTCATCGCCGGCGGCTCCGGTTTATCGAGCCCGCAGTCGATGATTCTTGACCTGCTGGAAGCCGGCGATAGCCGCCAGATCGTGCTGTTCCAGGGCGCGCGCAACCGCGCCGAACTCTACAACCACGAACTGTTCGAGGCGCTGGCCCGGGAGCACGCCAACTTCACCTATGTGCCGGCGCTCAGTCAGGCGGTCGAGGATTCCGACTGGACGGGGTTCAAGGGCTACGTGCATGACGCCGCGAAGCAGCACTTCGACGGTCGCTTCAACAACCGCAAGGCTTACCTGTGCGGGCCGCCGGTGATGATCGATTCGGCCATTACCTGCCTGATGCAGGGGCGGTTGTTCGAACGCGACATCTTCATGGAGCGCTTCTATAGCGCCGCCGACGGCAGTGAGCAAACCCAGCGTTCGGCTTTGTTCAAACGCATCTGA